A genomic window from Candidatus Methylacidiphilum fumarolicum includes:
- a CDS encoding F0F1 ATP synthase subunit epsilon has protein sequence MIDSTKELRCKNITLFHGSDRSGQFGIMARHQTFMTSLLLGLCWFFTIDDPLPTYVALSGGILHFSRNILSIVTPHFFVDKDMQKISIDLEQELKMEEQQRKEMRERAKNLEKEMLKRMWEMQKEAPK, from the coding sequence ATGATTGATTCCACTAAAGAACTAAGATGCAAAAACATCACCCTTTTCCATGGTTCTGATCGAAGTGGCCAATTTGGGATCATGGCCAGACATCAAACCTTTATGACTTCCCTACTGCTTGGTCTCTGCTGGTTTTTTACTATAGATGATCCCCTACCTACTTATGTTGCTTTGTCTGGAGGTATCCTGCATTTTAGCAGGAATATCCTTTCGATAGTCACGCCTCACTTTTTTGTGGATAAGGATATGCAGAAGATCTCCATAGATCTTGAACAGGAATTAAAAATGGAAGAACAACAGAGAAAAGAGATGAGAGAAAGGGCTAAAAATCTTGAAAAGGAGATGCTCAAAAGAATGTGGGAAATGCAAAAAGAAGCTCCTAAATAG
- a CDS encoding F0F1 ATP synthase subunit delta: MNWNTTTFILQIFDFLVFVWLLKRFLFKPVLNFIKQRKEVVASMWNEAQKAKEAAEKLKADYENRLKLWEEEKKKAKEELQEELRIQRAKLIAENQKALELEKERNRVLEEKRKLDMQIEAEKRALQIGAQFVAHFLSKLASEAVEKKLIELCLDRLRSLPEQTLELIRQTIQREEIHSVCIKSVYPVEEVTKRKLRELLEQIAKKELSFEFVQDQKIMAGIRIIIGSWIARASIEDELEFFIQKENR; this comes from the coding sequence ATGAACTGGAATACGACGACTTTCATTCTTCAGATTTTTGACTTTCTTGTTTTTGTCTGGCTACTCAAGAGATTCCTGTTTAAGCCAGTCTTAAATTTCATCAAGCAAAGAAAGGAAGTTGTTGCGTCCATGTGGAATGAAGCTCAAAAGGCCAAAGAGGCTGCAGAAAAACTGAAGGCCGATTATGAAAATAGACTAAAATTATGGGAAGAGGAAAAAAAGAAAGCAAAAGAAGAGCTTCAGGAGGAATTAAGAATACAAAGAGCTAAATTAATAGCGGAAAATCAAAAAGCGTTGGAGCTTGAGAAAGAAAGGAACAGAGTGCTAGAAGAGAAGAGAAAATTGGACATGCAAATTGAAGCTGAAAAGAGGGCTCTTCAGATCGGAGCACAGTTTGTTGCTCATTTTCTATCAAAACTAGCTTCTGAAGCAGTTGAAAAGAAGCTTATTGAGCTCTGCCTGGATAGACTCCGTTCCTTACCAGAACAAACCCTTGAATTGATACGGCAGACAATCCAAAGAGAAGAGATCCATTCAGTCTGCATTAAGAGTGTTTATCCAGTGGAAGAAGTAACGAAAAGAAAACTTAGAGAGCTTTTAGAGCAGATTGCAAAAAAAGAGCTTTCCTTTGAATTTGTCCAAGATCAAAAAATCATGGCTGGAATAAGAATTATCATAGGTAGTTGGATAGCTCGAGCAAGCATTGAAGATGAACTTGAATTTTTTATCCAGAAGGAAAATAGATGA
- a CDS encoding F0F1 ATP synthase subunit A, whose translation MMQSDPLNIKFLSESTLTSVSIMTVVVVILFVSIRRFKLESPGYFQVVIEELISFIEKTVTDTIPKNPQEVLPLIGTLWIYIFLCNLIGLIPGMHSPTADLSVTSALACIVFFSVPYYGIRAEGLWAYLKAYFVPFFWFFPFHIISEITRTITLAVRLYGNMSSMEIGIGILLLLAGFLSPVAFMLLHLIEAILQAYIFGILALIYIASGMEALAKEK comes from the coding sequence ATGATGCAGTCGGATCCTTTGAACATAAAATTCTTAAGCGAGTCTACCCTGACTTCAGTCAGTATCATGACCGTTGTAGTGGTCATTTTATTTGTTTCTATCCGTCGTTTTAAATTGGAGTCTCCGGGATATTTCCAAGTAGTGATAGAAGAGCTTATTTCCTTTATTGAGAAAACTGTAACTGATACTATTCCCAAAAATCCTCAAGAAGTGCTTCCTCTGATAGGGACCCTTTGGATTTACATCTTTCTTTGCAATCTTATCGGACTTATTCCGGGAATGCATTCTCCTACGGCAGATCTTTCTGTAACATCGGCCTTAGCCTGTATTGTTTTTTTTTCTGTTCCATACTATGGTATACGTGCTGAAGGGCTTTGGGCATACTTAAAGGCATATTTTGTCCCTTTTTTTTGGTTTTTCCCTTTTCATATAATCAGTGAAATTACCCGTACCATCACGCTAGCTGTTAGATTGTATGGGAATATGTCGAGCATGGAAATTGGCATTGGCATTCTTTTGCTTCTTGCAGGGTTTCTTTCTCCAGTGGCCTTTATGTTGTTACATTTGATCGAAGCGATTCTCCAGGCCTACATCTTTGGTATTCTGGCTTTGATTTATATTGCTAGTGGTATGGAGGCACTGGCAAAAGAAAAATGA
- a CDS encoding F0F1 ATP synthase subunit alpha, which yields MNQSSGDSLSPIEKVAHWVEQYKFEPKVEEFGRVVAIGDGTAWIDGLSLAAIDDLLECEDGSVALVYSLSEKLVGAMMLIQTEKIMSGTLVHKTGRRLSVPVGDSLLGRVIDPLGNPLDGGRPPATSKQRLLEVKAPAIIDREFVNEPLYTGNKIVDAMIPIGKGQRELLIGDNGLGKTTFALDTIANQKDKNVLCVYCLIGQKRSTVVHVIDTLKECSALDYTTVVVAEATSLPGLQYIAPFAACTIAEEWMEKGRDTLVIYDDLSLHAQTYRELSLLLRRPPGREAYPGDVFYLHSRLLERSTHLSPLKGGGSMTALPIVETQQGELAAYIPTNLISITDGQIYFEQFLFSSGFLPAIDVTRSVSRIGGAAQHPHLRKEAGRMKLDYLQFLELEVFTRFGTKLEASLEKKIKKGRILRELLKQERLSPISPEQEYCWLIAFNEGLFDDVPFESLRVFQEELLKKFKATSLVLDDPREKWLKEIEEAFHSISSTIQQTEQKVA from the coding sequence ATGAATCAAAGCTCAGGAGATTCCCTTAGCCCTATTGAAAAAGTGGCGCATTGGGTAGAACAATACAAATTCGAACCGAAGGTGGAAGAATTTGGTAGGGTTGTGGCAATTGGTGATGGGACAGCTTGGATTGATGGATTATCTTTGGCTGCAATCGACGATCTGCTGGAATGTGAAGATGGCAGTGTGGCTCTTGTTTATAGTCTGAGTGAAAAACTGGTAGGAGCCATGATGCTTATTCAAACCGAAAAAATCATGTCTGGAACCCTTGTCCACAAGACAGGCCGTCGGCTAAGTGTCCCTGTTGGAGATTCACTCCTTGGTAGAGTGATTGACCCGTTAGGTAATCCTCTAGATGGAGGAAGACCACCGGCAACTTCCAAACAACGGCTTCTAGAAGTGAAAGCTCCTGCAATCATTGATAGAGAATTTGTTAATGAACCACTTTATACAGGAAATAAAATTGTGGATGCAATGATTCCTATTGGAAAGGGCCAAAGGGAGTTGCTAATTGGAGATAATGGACTGGGAAAAACAACATTTGCTTTAGATACCATTGCCAATCAAAAGGATAAAAACGTTCTTTGTGTCTATTGTCTTATTGGCCAAAAAAGATCAACCGTTGTCCATGTGATTGATACGCTAAAAGAATGCTCTGCTTTAGATTATACCACGGTGGTTGTAGCTGAAGCGACTTCACTTCCAGGACTTCAATACATTGCTCCGTTTGCTGCCTGCACTATAGCTGAAGAATGGATGGAAAAAGGAAGGGATACCCTTGTGATTTATGATGACTTAAGCCTTCATGCCCAAACTTACAGAGAATTATCCTTGCTTTTACGCAGACCCCCTGGCAGAGAAGCTTATCCAGGTGATGTTTTCTACCTGCACTCTAGACTTCTGGAACGTTCTACCCATCTTTCTCCATTAAAAGGAGGAGGGAGCATGACGGCTTTACCAATTGTAGAAACTCAACAGGGAGAACTTGCTGCCTATATTCCTACTAATCTCATATCCATAACCGATGGGCAGATTTATTTTGAACAGTTTCTTTTTTCCTCCGGATTTCTTCCTGCCATTGATGTGACCCGATCTGTTTCTAGAATAGGAGGGGCTGCACAGCATCCTCATTTAAGAAAAGAAGCGGGGAGGATGAAACTAGATTATTTGCAGTTTTTAGAACTTGAAGTTTTTACTCGATTTGGAACAAAACTTGAAGCCTCTCTAGAAAAAAAGATTAAAAAAGGCAGGATTTTAAGAGAGCTTCTTAAGCAGGAGAGACTTTCTCCTATATCTCCCGAACAAGAATATTGTTGGTTGATCGCCTTTAACGAAGGATTGTTCGATGATGTTCCCTTTGAGAGTTTGAGGGTTTTTCAAGAAGAGCTCTTAAAGAAATTTAAAGCAACTTCTTTGGTTCTAGACGATCCAAGAGAAAAATGGCTAAAGGAAATAGAGGAAGCTTTTCATTCTATCAGTTCAACCATTCAGCAAACAGAACAAAAAGTGGCATGA
- a CDS encoding glycosyltransferase family 4 protein yields the protein MRIAQVSPLYERVPPKLYGGTERVIHYLTEELITLGHETTLFASGDSITKGKLVSVIPESLRLQKHKKDPMVYHILMLEKVFQMAESFDIIHYHIDFFHFPFSKRSKTKHLTTLHGRLDLPDLTLLYREFDRIPVVSISKAQRSFLPWIHWVGTVYHGIPTDLYPFYPGKGNYLAFVGRISPEKGIERAIEIAKRVGMDLKIAAKVDEVDKQYFLEVILPLFKKAPVEFIGEIGEEEKKVFFGNAYALLFPINWPEPFGLVMIEAMACGTPVIGWRNGSVPEIVIDGQTGYIIHSVEEGVKKIMDIDRIDRKECRKHVLNHFTARKMAQSYLSIYNNLLYGE from the coding sequence TTGAGAATTGCTCAGGTTTCTCCTTTGTATGAAAGGGTGCCTCCAAAGCTTTATGGAGGAACCGAACGAGTTATTCACTATTTAACCGAGGAATTGATTACTCTAGGACATGAAACAACCCTTTTTGCTAGTGGGGATTCGATAACAAAAGGAAAGCTTGTATCTGTTATTCCCGAATCTTTGCGGCTTCAAAAACACAAAAAAGATCCCATGGTTTATCACATTTTGATGTTGGAAAAAGTGTTTCAAATGGCTGAATCTTTTGACATCATTCATTATCATATTGATTTTTTCCATTTTCCTTTTTCAAAACGCAGCAAAACCAAGCACCTTACCACTCTCCATGGAAGACTTGATCTTCCAGATTTAACCCTTCTTTATAGAGAATTTGATCGGATTCCTGTGGTCTCTATTTCCAAAGCTCAGCGCTCGTTTCTTCCTTGGATTCATTGGGTAGGTACTGTTTACCACGGCATTCCAACAGATCTTTATCCCTTTTATCCTGGAAAAGGAAATTATCTGGCTTTTGTTGGTAGAATTTCTCCTGAAAAGGGAATCGAAAGAGCCATTGAAATAGCAAAGAGGGTAGGAATGGATTTAAAAATAGCTGCAAAAGTTGACGAGGTGGACAAACAATATTTTTTGGAAGTTATTCTTCCTCTTTTTAAAAAAGCCCCTGTTGAATTTATTGGAGAAATCGGAGAAGAAGAAAAGAAGGTATTTTTTGGCAATGCCTACGCGCTCCTTTTTCCTATCAATTGGCCTGAGCCTTTTGGACTGGTTATGATTGAGGCGATGGCGTGTGGAACTCCTGTTATTGGATGGAGAAATGGATCAGTTCCAGAAATTGTCATTGATGGTCAAACAGGCTACATTATCCATTCGGTGGAAGAGGGAGTAAAAAAAATTATGGATATCGATCGAATTGATCGAAAGGAATGTCGCAAACATGTGTTAAATCATTTTACAGCAAGAAAAATGGCACAATCTTACTTATCGATATATAACAATCTGCTTTATGGAGAGTAA
- the pckA gene encoding phosphoenolpyruvate carboxykinase (ATP), translated as MNKDSMLEMIQLKNVTQIYWDLSVAELYEQAIKRHEALLSASGSLVFHTGQYKGRTPKDKFIVKDQQTTEQVNWGKINQPFDPLSYKRLKSKILSYLQDRELFIQQCYACSNPNHRINLWILSERPIYSLFSRNLFIVEKDPEKRMHLVPDFILIHAPGFRADPETDKTQSGAFIILNFAEKMILIGGTGYAGEIKKAVFTVLNFLLPQKGVFPMHCSANFGKDPEDSAIFFGLSGTGKTTLSIDSTRNLIGDDEHGWDDSGVFNFEGGCYAKVIRISKEGEPEIYQAALRFGTILENVIINPQTREIDFNDDSLTENSRAAFPIEYIPNTSAQLAGGHPKNIIMLCCDAFGVLPPVAKLNPEQAIYYFLLGYTAKIAGTEAGIQEPTAVFSPCFGSPFLPLSPKAYARMFKEKIEKHKPNIWLLNTGWTGGPYGIGKRIALETSRRLVRAILSGELAKADFVQEEYFHFSIPQSCPDVPTEILHPSKSWKDLSQYEKKSRELQALFAQNYHALA; from the coding sequence ATGAACAAAGACAGTATGCTCGAAATGATTCAATTAAAAAACGTTACCCAAATTTATTGGGATCTTTCTGTAGCTGAACTCTATGAACAGGCGATAAAACGGCATGAAGCTTTGCTTTCAGCTTCAGGCTCTCTTGTCTTTCATACTGGTCAATATAAAGGAAGAACGCCTAAAGACAAATTTATCGTCAAAGATCAACAGACAACAGAACAGGTCAATTGGGGAAAGATAAATCAACCTTTTGATCCGCTTTCCTATAAACGGCTTAAGAGCAAGATACTTTCCTATCTTCAAGATAGAGAGCTTTTTATTCAACAGTGCTATGCTTGCTCCAATCCAAACCATCGCATCAATCTTTGGATATTATCCGAACGGCCTATTTATTCTCTGTTTTCACGAAATTTATTCATAGTTGAGAAAGATCCAGAAAAAAGAATGCATCTAGTCCCTGACTTTATCCTTATCCACGCTCCAGGCTTTAGGGCCGATCCAGAAACAGATAAAACACAGTCTGGCGCTTTTATTATTCTTAATTTCGCTGAAAAAATGATTCTTATTGGTGGTACCGGTTATGCTGGAGAAATTAAGAAAGCTGTTTTTACTGTATTAAATTTTTTATTACCGCAGAAAGGTGTATTTCCAATGCACTGTTCTGCCAATTTCGGAAAGGATCCTGAGGACTCAGCGATTTTTTTTGGTCTTTCAGGGACTGGCAAAACAACTCTTTCTATTGATTCTACCAGAAACTTGATTGGGGATGACGAACATGGGTGGGATGATAGCGGAGTATTTAATTTTGAAGGCGGTTGTTATGCAAAGGTCATTAGAATAAGTAAAGAAGGAGAACCAGAAATCTACCAAGCTGCCTTACGTTTTGGAACTATCCTCGAAAATGTCATTATCAACCCACAAACCAGAGAAATAGATTTTAATGATGATTCCCTCACAGAAAACAGCCGGGCCGCTTTCCCAATTGAATATATTCCAAATACTTCAGCTCAACTTGCTGGCGGGCATCCTAAAAATATCATCATGCTTTGTTGCGATGCGTTTGGGGTTCTTCCTCCGGTAGCAAAACTCAATCCAGAACAAGCGATCTATTATTTTCTTCTTGGTTATACAGCTAAAATTGCGGGAACAGAAGCAGGAATACAAGAGCCAACAGCTGTTTTCAGTCCGTGTTTTGGTTCTCCCTTCCTTCCCCTCTCCCCAAAAGCATATGCAAGAATGTTTAAAGAGAAAATTGAAAAACACAAGCCCAATATCTGGTTGTTAAATACAGGATGGACTGGAGGGCCATATGGCATTGGCAAAAGAATAGCTCTTGAAACTTCTCGTCGACTTGTTAGAGCTATTTTAAGTGGAGAACTAGCAAAGGCTGATTTTGTACAAGAGGAATACTTCCATTTTTCCATTCCCCAAAGTTGTCCGGATGTACCAACTGAAATTCTTCATCCAAGTAAATCCTGGAAAGATTTATCCCAATACGAAAAAAAATCAAGGGAACTACAAGCGCTCTTTGCACAAAATTACCATGCCCTTGCTTAA
- a CDS encoding F0F1 ATP synthase subunit gamma, with amino-acid sequence MSKRRDLIKYRGALLEIGEIMKAMKNMALVEQRKIAKYFESQKQAVDALQNIADDFFPSFPELLNRPLKIDRPLYILIGSERGFCGDFNSSLTSYWENMERSSMLPDQYGLILVGSKLESRASGLHKIIKAVSGPSVAEDVSPFIFEFLELVRKSLIQEEPPTSVTVFFHLPDNYEITRKILLPIPVSEEKIKAARKKVPPTPLLYIDPREFFMDLVDNFLLVGLFFAFYSSLLAESKIRMEHMQSALDQLDKKVEELNKKANRLRQEEITEEIEVILLGSEALRKKIEKKNLL; translated from the coding sequence ATGAGCAAGCGTAGAGATTTAATTAAATATCGTGGAGCACTTCTAGAGATAGGCGAAATCATGAAGGCCATGAAGAACATGGCTCTTGTGGAACAAAGGAAAATAGCCAAATATTTTGAAAGCCAAAAACAAGCAGTCGATGCCTTGCAGAATATTGCCGATGATTTTTTCCCTTCTTTTCCCGAACTTCTTAATCGGCCACTTAAGATAGATAGACCTCTGTATATTTTAATTGGATCGGAAAGGGGATTTTGTGGAGACTTCAACTCTTCTCTGACAAGCTACTGGGAAAATATGGAGAGATCTTCTATGTTGCCTGATCAGTATGGGTTGATTTTAGTAGGAAGCAAACTGGAAAGTCGTGCAAGCGGTCTCCACAAAATTATTAAAGCGGTTTCAGGACCAAGCGTGGCAGAAGATGTCTCTCCCTTTATTTTTGAATTTTTAGAACTCGTACGAAAATCTTTGATTCAAGAGGAACCTCCCACTTCAGTCACAGTATTTTTCCATCTTCCAGACAATTACGAAATTACAAGAAAAATTCTGCTCCCTATACCTGTTTCTGAAGAAAAAATCAAAGCTGCTAGAAAAAAAGTGCCTCCAACACCCTTACTTTATATAGATCCAAGAGAGTTCTTTATGGATCTTGTAGATAATTTTCTTCTGGTTGGGTTATTTTTTGCTTTTTACTCTTCGCTGTTGGCCGAAAGTAAAATAAGAATGGAACATATGCAGTCGGCATTAGACCAGCTTGATAAGAAAGTAGAAGAATTGAATAAGAAAGCTAATAGGCTTAGACAAGAGGAAATCACAGAAGAAATTGAAGTTATCCTTTTGGGCAGTGAGGCATTGAGGAAGAAGATAGAAAAGAAAAATTTGCTCTAA
- a CDS encoding AtpZ/AtpI family protein, with the protein MEKDQKKLVEKIQQDVEKKEKAQKFKPTLLSQTAFLGTLGVLFIIPVIIGAYLGKWLDEKLPGYAIHWTISFIILGVILGSLNVYVFIRNKI; encoded by the coding sequence ATGGAAAAGGATCAAAAAAAACTCGTTGAAAAAATACAACAAGATGTCGAAAAAAAAGAGAAAGCTCAAAAGTTCAAGCCAACTCTTTTGTCGCAAACGGCTTTTTTAGGAACTCTTGGAGTGCTATTTATAATCCCGGTGATCATTGGTGCTTATCTGGGAAAATGGCTTGATGAAAAGCTTCCAGGTTATGCGATACACTGGACAATATCGTTCATTATTCTAGGAGTGATTCTAGGGTCTTTGAATGTGTATGTTTTTATACGCAACAAGATTTAA
- the atpD gene encoding F0F1 ATP synthase subunit beta, which translates to MMTPQPDLAQRDRESSQPEQESKKSGGPFSEKLIGKVVEVHGPVVDIECQILPPLHRCLKTYLDHESYVFEVHQHLDEHHLRAITLHSTAGLRRGMDVYDTGCAVSIPVSKKYLGRLVNIFGKPLDGLEPIEPDGYRNIFSYPPPLDNTLGPKSILEIGIKVIDLLCPFVKGGKTGLFGGAGVGKTVLMMEFMKAVSLIHHGVSVFAGVGERIREGHELWKEMQKAGVMPQTLMAFGQMDESPGVRFRIGLTALSYAEYFRDTLQTEILFLMDNLFRFVQAGSEVSGLLGRMPAMVGYQPTLLSEVAELQDRIVSTKSGNITAVQAVYVPADDMTDPAVMAILSHLDTVVILSRSQAAKGFYPAIDPLVSTSRIMDKQFLGQRHYTIASEVRKYLSRYKELEDIINLLGMEELSKEDKQIVLRARKIQRYLTQPFFTTAEHTGIPGVSVTLSDTLDDCEAFLNGDYDHLSEDQCYMKGTLKEEFKKK; encoded by the coding sequence ATGATGACTCCTCAGCCCGATTTGGCTCAAAGGGATAGGGAAAGTTCACAACCAGAACAAGAGTCTAAGAAGTCTGGAGGGCCTTTTTCAGAAAAACTTATCGGCAAAGTGGTCGAAGTACATGGTCCGGTAGTTGATATAGAATGCCAGATTTTACCGCCTCTTCACCGCTGTTTAAAAACCTATCTCGATCACGAAAGTTATGTGTTTGAGGTACATCAGCATCTCGATGAGCATCATCTGCGGGCGATAACGCTACATTCAACAGCTGGATTACGTCGGGGAATGGATGTGTATGATACGGGATGTGCCGTTTCGATTCCCGTATCAAAAAAATATCTAGGAAGGCTGGTTAATATCTTTGGAAAGCCTCTTGATGGGTTGGAGCCAATCGAACCAGATGGCTACCGGAATATTTTCTCTTATCCTCCTCCCTTGGATAATACCTTAGGACCAAAATCGATTCTTGAGATTGGAATAAAAGTAATCGATCTGCTCTGTCCGTTTGTAAAAGGAGGAAAAACTGGACTCTTTGGAGGGGCTGGCGTTGGAAAAACTGTTCTGATGATGGAATTCATGAAGGCAGTGAGTTTGATTCATCATGGAGTTTCGGTTTTTGCAGGGGTAGGCGAACGGATTCGGGAAGGCCATGAGCTCTGGAAGGAGATGCAGAAAGCTGGTGTGATGCCTCAAACCCTTATGGCTTTTGGTCAGATGGATGAGTCTCCAGGGGTCAGGTTTAGGATAGGGTTGACGGCTTTAAGCTATGCAGAATATTTTAGAGATACGCTACAAACGGAGATTCTTTTTTTGATGGATAATCTATTCCGTTTTGTTCAGGCAGGAAGTGAAGTTTCTGGGCTTCTGGGAAGGATGCCTGCGATGGTAGGTTATCAACCAACCTTACTCTCTGAAGTGGCTGAACTTCAAGATAGGATCGTGTCAACAAAAAGTGGGAATATAACTGCTGTTCAGGCTGTTTATGTCCCAGCCGATGACATGACGGATCCAGCAGTGATGGCTATCTTATCTCATCTAGATACGGTAGTCATTCTTTCAAGATCTCAAGCAGCCAAAGGGTTTTATCCAGCCATTGATCCTCTGGTTTCGACTAGTCGCATTATGGATAAACAGTTCCTTGGCCAAAGGCATTATACTATTGCTTCGGAAGTCAGAAAATATCTTTCCCGTTATAAGGAACTAGAAGATATCATCAATCTTCTTGGCATGGAAGAGTTATCCAAAGAAGACAAACAGATTGTCCTAAGAGCGAGAAAAATTCAGCGATATTTGACTCAACCTTTTTTTACGACAGCCGAACACACAGGCATTCCAGGGGTCAGTGTTACTCTATCTGATACCCTTGATGACTGTGAAGCTTTTCTTAATGGGGATTATGATCATCTTTCTGAAGATCAATGCTATATGAAAGGCACTTTAAAAGAAGAGTTTAAGAAAAAATAG
- the atpE gene encoding ATP synthase F0 subunit C yields the protein MNNIGLFSTLVTAMAVLAIGLGVVGPGLGMGIAIAKALEAIARQPELEKSITRWLLIGLAMIESLAIYVLVVVLIVLFRSPMLEYLTK from the coding sequence ATGAATAATATTGGGTTATTTTCAACTTTAGTCACTGCAATGGCCGTCTTGGCTATAGGATTAGGAGTCGTAGGTCCGGGACTTGGCATGGGGATCGCTATTGCTAAGGCATTAGAAGCCATAGCAAGACAACCAGAACTTGAGAAATCAATTACTCGCTGGTTGCTCATTGGCCTTGCTATGATTGAATCTCTGGCGATTTACGTGTTGGTTGTAGTTTTAATTGTTCTTTTCCGGAGTCCGATGCTTGAATATCTGACCAAGTAA